Part of the Aneurinibacillus sp. REN35 genome, CGTCCACATCCCGGCTCATCCTCCTTACAAATGTATGTTGTCTACCACCATTCTACCCCTTTTTTGCAAAAACTTCCGCTTCTCTCTAACATATCGGGATCGCTACAATATGCTGTTCTCCAAATGGCTTCGCATACGGCTCACTGCTTCCTCTTCATCTCCCGCCCGAATGGCTTCAAGAATGGCCCGGTGCTCTCTAAACCCTTCTTCAGCCCGCCCCGTGCGGGCGAGTGACTCTTCCCGCACAGATTGACTGTATTCGATGAGAGGAACCCACATCCGGTGCAGAACTGAATTACGGCTTGAGCGACAAATGGCCCGGTGGAAAAGATAATCCTCTTCCGTAGGTACTTCACCTTCCCGAATGCGCTCCTCTCCCTGGAGAATGATGCGCTCCATCTCGGCAAAGTGTCTTTGATTAGCTCGCTGACACGCTAGGCGCACTGCATCGATTTCGAGTATTTTTCTCATCTCGATCAAGTCGCCTCTGGTTTTGAAATCCTTTAGAATGTACGCTCCAACTAGATTAATAAGTTGGTTATGCCGATAATGCTGGAGGAATGTACCTTCTCCCCTGCGCGTCGTAATTAACCCGAGAAGTTCTAATGCCCGAAGCGCTTCCCGTACGGAGGATCGCCCTACTTGAAGTCGCTCAGACAACTCGCGCTCGGATGGAAGCTTATCTCCCGGTTTTAGTCCGTCTTCTTTAATGATTCGATTAATCTCCAGCAGAATTTCCTGATAGACCTTACGCTGTTCAGGCAAATTTGACACGTCCCTCACCTTGCTTGCTCTTTTATATTTTTCCGCGCCAAAAAAAGGAGGAATACTTCCTCCTTTTTACCATATTGAAAACTGTCACCTATACTTGTATGGCAGCTAGCATGTCTTCTTTCATCTGCTCAATATCGATCTCCCGGCGTGCTACGCCTGTTTCCATAGCGGCTTTAGCTACTGATGCTGCCACATGCGGCGCTACTCTCCGATCAAAGGGAGAAGGAATAATATAGTCAGAAGATAGCTCTGCATCGCTAACCAGTTCAGCGATCGCATTTACAGCAGCCAGCTTCATGGATTCATTAATATCGGTTGCCATGACTTCAAGCGCACCTCGGAAAATTCCAGGGAAGGCCAGTACGTTATTGACCTGATTTGGAAAATCAGAGCGGCCTGTTCCAATGACAGCTGCCCCCGCCTCTTTGGCGACTTCAGGCATAATCTCTGGAATCGGATTGGCCATCGCAAAAATAATCGGATGTTCGTTCATCGAGCGTACCATCTCCGGTGTCAGAGAACCCGCCACCGATACACCGATAAATACGTCAGCTCCATTAAGTACATCCGCCAGCGTACCCTCTATCCGGTGCTGATTGGTAATCCGCGCGATCTCATCCTTAATCGGATTCATGCCAAACGGACGTCCTTCGTAAATGGCTCCTTTGGAATCGCACATGATAACTTCCTTTACACCCATAAAAAGCAGTAGCTTGATGATAGCAATCCCCGCAGCACCTGCACCATTGGCAACAACAGAAATCTCTTCCATCCTCTTGCCAGTAATCTTGAGCGCATTCAAAAGCCCTGCGGCAGTCACAATAGCAGTACCGTGCTGATCATCATGAAATACAGGAATGGATAATTCCTTTTTCAAGCGTTCTTCAATTTCAAAGCAATTCGGAGCAGCAATATCCTCTAAATTGATGCCTCCAAACGTTGGCTCCAAGTATTTGACTGTCTTAATAATCTCCTCTGGATCCTGCGTGTTCAAGCATATCGGAAATGCGTCTACACCTGCAAACGACTTGAAAAGTACGGCTTTTCCTTCCATGACCGGAAGCGCACCTTCAGGACCGATATTGCCAAGTCCTAATACAGCCGAGCCATCGGAAACTACCGCAACCATGTTGCCTTTAGCTGTATACTCATATACTTTGTTCCGATCATCAAAGATGTCTTTACATGGCTCAGCTACTCCCGGTGAATAGGCAAGGCTTAAATCATTGGCATCTTCTAATGCTACCTTGGACTCTACTTGAATTTTCCCTCGGCTTTCCCTGTGAAGCTTCAATGCTTGTTCACGTATATTTGACACTCTTCACACAACTCCTTCTCTCTTTCGACCCCGAATATCGAAGTGGTCTGACCACTTCATTTATTATTACCCCATTATATCAAAAGCGGCCAATCTGTAAACCAGATAAAGGCCGCTTTTGGACGTTTTTTCGTATGAAATTACCGTTTTTTGATAATAACCAAACCTTCTCCCACAATTTTCTCAATATTTCTAACTATTTCACTTTCTGCTCGTACATTGTACTCTTCCGCAAGCTGAACTGATTGTCGTGTGGCAGCATAATAGAGGATCACCGGGCTTTCCCCCGGCTTTTCTCGAAGCGTTCGCTGCAAATGCTGAAGGCGTGCAGCATCCGCCTCAAGGCCGGCTTCTATTTTGATGAATACGATCGGCGAGGGCTTAGGCTCATCCAATACCCCTTCAAGTTCAGCAAGCTCTTTTATCTGATCGGCGATACACTTCACCTCTTCGCCTTTTCGATCTGCCTTGCCTTCCACAGCAAGCAGTCCACCTTTCACCAACACATCGGCAGCATGGTGATACACACCTGGGAATACGACCACTTCAATACGTGATGTCCGGTCCTCAAGCTGCACAAAAGCCATTGGCTGGCCGTTGCGGGTTGTAATGGTACGAACTCCGACCACCATACCGGCAAGATGAATAGCCTGACGATTTTTCATCTGTCCAAGCTGGCTTAAGGGCAGAAACGAAAAGCGTTCGCACACCGCACGGTACGCATCAAGTGGATGGCCTGATAAATACAATCCGAGCAATTCTTTCTCCTGCAGCAGCTTTTCTTTCTGTTGAAAATCAGGACATTCCACTAGAAGAGGCGGTGCTTCATCCGCCATAGTCTTCTCGTCCATAAGAAAATCCATCTGATCGACTTCCTCACGGCGGCGCATTCGCTGAGCCCAATCCAATGCCGCATCCATTCCTTCTAGCAAGGCGGCCCGATTATGAGAAAAAACATCCATCGCACCGCTTTTAATGAGTGCCTCAAGCACGCGACGATTGCAGATGCGCGGGTCAATACGACGACAGAAATCAGCCAGGCTATCAAACGGGCGCTTCTCTCTCTCTTCCAATATACGACGAATCGCCTGTACACCAACGTTTTTAATAGCGGCAAGGCCGAATCGAATGCTTCCATCCTCCACTGTAAAATCCACCGCGCTTCGGTTTACATCAGGACCAAGCACAGGAATGGAACGGCGCTTGCACTCTTCCACATATTCCGCTACTTTTTCCGCATTTCCTTGCGCCATCGTTAATAGTGCAGCCAAAAACGCAACCGGGTGATTGGCTTTCAAATATGCCATATAATACGTAATCATCGCATAGGCAGCACTATGGCTGCGATTATACCCATAATCAGCAAAGCGCACAATCATATCATAGAGCTGATTCGCCAGCTTATTCTCATACCCCTGCGCGGTGGCACCTGCGACAAACTTTTCGCGCTGTTCCTGCAACAACTCCCGTTTTTTCTTCGATACAGCACGACGCAGAATATCAGCTTCTCCGAGTGTAAATCCCGCGACGCTAGAAGCGATCTGCATAATCTGCTCCTGATATAAAATAAAGCCATATGTCTCATGTAAAATCGGCTCCAGCACAGGATGAAGATACGTAACCTCCTTCTTCCCGTGCTTGGCTTTCGCAAAGTCTGGAATAAACTCCATCGGGCCAGGTCGAAACAGTGCCAGTACGGCTACAATATCCTCAAATGTCGAAGGTTTTACCTCTCGAAGTACATGGCGCATGCCTGGCGACTCCAACTGAAATACCCCTGCTGTATCCGCTTCAGAGAGCATGCGGTATGTACGCTCATCATCAAGCGGTAGGCTTGATAAATCAATATCGATCTTTTCCTGCTCTCGTACGGCACGAATCGCCTGCTCTAGCAATGTCAAGTTTTTCAGTCCGAGAAAATCCATCTTAAGCAGACCGACCTCCTCTAGCGCTTCCATCGCATATTGCGTTAGCGCATGGCCGTCGTGTCCTTGCTGCAGTGGTACGTATTCGGTGAGCGAATCACGGGAGATCACGACGCCAGCTGCGTGAGTGGAAGCATGGCGCGGCAGACCTTCTACAGCCTGGGCAAGCTGCATCAGCTTCTCTGCCTGTGGATTCTCTTCGATTATCTGGCGCAGTGCTTTGCTTTTCTGCAGCGCCCGCTCTAGCGTAATACCAAGTTCTGAGGGAATTAACTTCGCGATACGATCAACCGACGCAAGCGGAATGTTCAGCGCTCGCCCCACGTCTCTGATAGCTGCACGCGCGGCCATCGTTCCGAAGGTAATAATTTGGGCTACATGATCTCTGCCGTATTTGTTCACCACATACTCAATGACTTCATCGCGGCGCTCATAGCTAAAATCCACATCAATATCCGGCATACTGATTCGCTCCGGGTTTAAAAAGCGTTCAAATAGAAGTTTATGTGCTACCGGATCAATATCCGTAATCTGAAGCACATAAGCAACCAGACTCCCCGCAGCCGAGCCGCGACCAGGGCCTACCGCAATATCCTGCTCACGTGCGTAGCGAATGAAGTCCCATACAATTAAGAAGTAATCTGCAAACCCCATTCGAGAAATAACACCAAGCTCATAAGCAAGGCGCTCTCGTACCACTGTCTCCACCTCGGTGCCGTACCTACGCAAAAGCCCCTCTTCGCATACTTGGCGCAAATACTCATTAGCCTCTCGCCCTTGCGGCAGTGGAAAGACAGGCAAAATCGATTGGCCTAGCATTAGCTCTACATTGCAC contains:
- a CDS encoding FadR/GntR family transcriptional regulator, producing MSNLPEQRKVYQEILLEINRIIKEDGLKPGDKLPSERELSERLQVGRSSVREALRALELLGLITTRRGEGTFLQHYRHNQLINLVGAYILKDFKTRGDLIEMRKILEIDAVRLACQRANQRHFAEMERIILQGEERIREGEVPTEEDYLFHRAICRSSRNSVLHRMWVPLIEYSQSVREESLARTGRAEEGFREHRAILEAIRAGDEEEAVSRMRSHLENSIL
- a CDS encoding NAD(P)-dependent malic enzyme, with the translated sequence MSNIREQALKLHRESRGKIQVESKVALEDANDLSLAYSPGVAEPCKDIFDDRNKVYEYTAKGNMVAVVSDGSAVLGLGNIGPEGALPVMEGKAVLFKSFAGVDAFPICLNTQDPEEIIKTVKYLEPTFGGINLEDIAAPNCFEIEERLKKELSIPVFHDDQHGTAIVTAAGLLNALKITGKRMEEISVVANGAGAAGIAIIKLLLFMGVKEVIMCDSKGAIYEGRPFGMNPIKDEIARITNQHRIEGTLADVLNGADVFIGVSVAGSLTPEMVRSMNEHPIIFAMANPIPEIMPEVAKEAGAAVIGTGRSDFPNQVNNVLAFPGIFRGALEVMATDINESMKLAAVNAIAELVSDAELSSDYIIPSPFDRRVAPHVAASVAKAAMETGVARREIDIEQMKEDMLAAIQV
- a CDS encoding DNA polymerase III subunit alpha; protein product: MMETGSFVHLHVHSEYSLLESTARIRPLVQRAKELGMNALALTDTSAMYGIVPFYKACREEGIRPILGCQLQVAAKPADREWDREEKGSTLVLLAENEKGYRNMMRLLSQAHLTGRHRPLLAKEELRDNTEGIIALSGAGDGEVGRLLADGQMEKAIETAREYSILFGETNFFLEIQDHLLEEQKIVNQRMTDISRMTGIGLVATNNVRYLYETDAPVLDVLRCIGEGKTMEDAERPVYTTREYYLKNADEMSELFIFLPEAIENTVRIAERCNVELMLGQSILPVFPLPQGREANEYLRQVCEEGLLRRYGTEVETVVRERLAYELGVISRMGFADYFLIVWDFIRYAREQDIAVGPGRGSAAGSLVAYVLQITDIDPVAHKLLFERFLNPERISMPDIDVDFSYERRDEVIEYVVNKYGRDHVAQIITFGTMAARAAIRDVGRALNIPLASVDRIAKLIPSELGITLERALQKSKALRQIIEENPQAEKLMQLAQAVEGLPRHASTHAAGVVISRDSLTEYVPLQQGHDGHALTQYAMEALEEVGLLKMDFLGLKNLTLLEQAIRAVREQEKIDIDLSSLPLDDERTYRMLSEADTAGVFQLESPGMRHVLREVKPSTFEDIVAVLALFRPGPMEFIPDFAKAKHGKKEVTYLHPVLEPILHETYGFILYQEQIMQIASSVAGFTLGEADILRRAVSKKKRELLQEQREKFVAGATAQGYENKLANQLYDMIVRFADYGYNRSHSAAYAMITYYMAYLKANHPVAFLAALLTMAQGNAEKVAEYVEECKRRSIPVLGPDVNRSAVDFTVEDGSIRFGLAAIKNVGVQAIRRILEEREKRPFDSLADFCRRIDPRICNRRVLEALIKSGAMDVFSHNRAALLEGMDAALDWAQRMRRREEVDQMDFLMDEKTMADEAPPLLVECPDFQQKEKLLQEKELLGLYLSGHPLDAYRAVCERFSFLPLSQLGQMKNRQAIHLAGMVVGVRTITTRNGQPMAFVQLEDRTSRIEVVVFPGVYHHAADVLVKGGLLAVEGKADRKGEEVKCIADQIKELAELEGVLDEPKPSPIVFIKIEAGLEADAARLQHLQRTLREKPGESPVILYYAATRQSVQLAEEYNVRAESEIVRNIEKIVGEGLVIIKKR